Genomic segment of Canis lupus dingo isolate Sandy chromosome 9, ASM325472v2, whole genome shotgun sequence:
GCCCACCAGGATCAGGTTGGGGctgcagagaggaggcaggagggcagcagAGGAGGGGGGCTGGGTCCCTTGAGGTCAGTTGCGCTGACCTGCAGTGCGGGACTCCTtcccccaggagggcaggggagggggctgcctaGAAGACACCATGGCCCCGGCATGAGGAAGAGGCTCCTCTGGATGCCACCGCCTCACCATTGCTTATCTCAGGCTAGCCCTGGCCCCGTGGCACCCCAGGCAGGCCTGGCTCTGACATGCTGGTCTTTGGCCCTGCCCACCAACCAGTGAGGATAGAGACCCACCAACCAGGAAGGACAGAAACCCACCCACCAGGAAGTACGGAGGCCCACCGACCAGGGAGGATGGAGACCCAGTGACCACGGAGGACAGAGGCCCAGTGATCAGGGAGGACGGAGGCCCACCAACCAGGGAGGACACATTGACCTTCCAGGGCAGGCAGCGTCTGCAGCTGCAGCACAGAGAGTCTGGGTGCCCACAGGTGCCCCCTCTGCAGGTGCCCAGCCCTCATGGGGCCGACCTGGAAGCAGCGGGTCCTAAGCACCCTGCTGGGGGCCACAGTGGCCTCAGGCCTCACCACGCTCATCCTCATCCTGGTGGAGGCCACCAGTGTCCTCCTGCCCACAGACACCAAGGtaggccctgggctggggcaggaggaggctgggCAGGCGGCACCCTCCTGACCCTGCTGTCACCCTCAGTTTGGGGTCGTGTTTGACGCCGGGTCCACCCACACGTCCCTCTTTGTGTATCGGTGGCCAGCAGACAAGCAGAACAGCACAGGCGTGGTCAGCCAGGCGCTGGCCTGCCAGGTGAAAGGTCAGGAGGCAGCGCCTCAGCGGTGTGGGTGTGGACAGCTGTGGCCTGCTCCCTGGGTGGGATTCACGTGCGGGGGGGGCAGGAGTGGCACCAGCTGGGGGGAGGCCGGAGCCAGTGGGGGCTGCGTTCACGTCCTTTAGCAAGTCAGTTAATTGACCCGAAAGAAAAGTGGTCAGAGAGGTTGAGGGAgtgacctgggtggctcagctcatgGCGGCGCTGGAGCCGAGCTGTCTGCCTGCAGGGACCTGGCACAGCACCCACCAGCCTGTCATCCCCTCTCCCCGTGGCGTTGCAAGGCCTTCCCCGTGTGTGTCACCACCCCCTGTCCTCCCTTAGACAGACATGGGCCTTGGATTCAGGGCCCCAGGGGGCCTGCTGAGCCTCCTCTTAAgatccttaattatatctgcaaagacctttttcCCAAATAAGATCTCACCCAGAAGTCCTGGGATAAAGACACTGCCGGGCCTCCTGGGGGCACCGAGCAGCTACAGCCCTGTGTCCCGGGTGCTGTGTTTCAGGGCCAGGCATCTCTTCGTATGCCTCTGACCCTGCGCAGGCTGGGGAGAGCCTGCAGGGCTGCCTGGAAGAGGCCCTGGTGATTATCCCACAAGCAAAACATCAGGAAACGCCCGCCTTCCTGGGGGCCACGGCTGGCATGAGGCTGCTCAGGTGAGGGCGGCCCAGGGCCCAGTGCCCAGCGCTCGCAGAAGGAACCCCCAGGAGCTGAGGGGCCAAGGCCGCAGCAGgtgggcgggcggcggggccgtgGGTTTCCCACTTGGGCAGCTGGTCCCGTCCACGCAGCCAGAAGAATGGCTCCCAGGCCACAGCCATCTTTGCGGCAGtcagccaggccctgggccggtCTCCCCTGGACTTTCGGGGTGCTGAGCTCCTGACTGGGCAGGACGAAGGTGCCTTCGGCTGGATCACCATCAACTACGTCCTGGGCAGGCTGGTCCAGGTGCCACGGCTGCCCCGGGGAGGGGGACCAGGGCTGGGGTTGGTGCGGCAGGTGCCGGGACTCACTGCACCTGTTGGTCCCCAGTATTCTTTCTCTGGAGAATGGATCCGGCCCCTGGAGGGGACCCTAGTGGGCGCCCTGGACATGGGTGGGGCCTCCACGCAGATCACCTTTGTGCCCAGAGGCCCCATCCTGGACGAGAGCAGTCAGGCCACCTTCCGCCTCTATGGCTCTGAGCACCGCGTCTACACCCACAGCTACCTGTGCTTTGGCCATGACCAGATGCTGACtaggctcctggctcagctggTTCAGGTTGGCCTGGCTGTAGGGAAAGGGGGGGCGGCAGGACAGCCTCTGGGCCTGTGCTAGGCTCCAGGCTGCCCCCTGACCTCTTGCAGGCCAGCCCCGGCCCCCTGGTCTGCCACCCGTGCTACCATAGAGGCTACCGGGCCATGCTGTCCCTGGCCACCCTGTACGAGTCACCCTGTGTGCATACCCCGCCCCCCCAACATGGGGCAGGGAACCTGACCGTGGAAGGAACGGGGAGCCCCACAGCCTGTGTCTCAGCTATCCAAGGCCTCTTCAACTTCTCCGGCTGCGAGGGCCGAGGACACTGCACCTTCGACGGGGTCTACCAGCCCCCCGTGCAGGGCCAGTTCTATGTGAGCACTGTCCTGTCCGCCCCCCGGGTCCTAGCCTCCTTCTGGAGCCCCAGGGGCCTGATGCCAGGCGGGGGCCTTGGGGACTCGGCCTGCCGCACACTGGGGCTCCCTTGACCTGGGCCCCCGGCACCGGCCCAATGCAGGCGCACCCACCTGACTCCTTGTGCCCAGGCCTTCTCGTCCTTTTACTACACCTTCGCCTTCTTGAACCTCACGTCCAAGCAGCCGCTGGCCACTGTCAACACCACTGTGTGGGAGTTCTGCCAGAGGCCCTGGAAGCAGGTAGGGGACATGCGGGGTCCCCAGCacagcctcccaggtgccctaggCTGCAGCAATCACAGGCACGAGGCACGACCCAGGCCATGTGCTTGGGTGGGTCCAGCCCCCATGGGACGGGAGGGGTGCATCCCCCCGCCCCTCACATGCCGGCCCCCAGGTGGAGGCAAGCGCACGGGGGCAGGAGCGCTGGCTGCGTGACTATTGTGCCTCGGGCCTGTACATACTCACGCTGCTGCTGGAAGGCTACGGCTTCAGTGAAGAGACCTGGCCCAGCATCGAGTTCCGCAAGCAGGTGATCACCTCCTGGGCCCAGCCATCCggggcaggggctctggggcAGCTGCCCTTACCAGCCTCGTGTCCCACAGGTCGGCGGCATCAGTATTGGCTGGACGCTGGGCTACATGCTGAACCTGACCAGCATGATCCCAGCCGCCGTGCCCGCCCAGTGGAGGGCCCAGAGTTATGGCGTGTGGGCAGCAGGTGCTGGCTTCATGGTGCTTACGCTCGGGGCCACTCTTGGAGCTGCTGCCGTCCACCTCCTCTGGCCCCACAGCTGAGTGGGCCACCACCCACTGTtggaggcccaggcccagctcccaCAGCCCGGGGCTGCCTTCCGCGCTCCTGACCCATATGGCCTCCCTGTCCTAGGGGCCCTGGTCTCGTGCTCAGACAGCCACGCTCTGTCCTCAGGGCTGCTGTGGGCTGGTCAGGGTGTGCTGTGgcccccctcctgctcccttcccgcctccccctcctacccccctctgctctcctcccgtcaccccctgctcctcccttgcCCCCCTCagcttccctcccacccccctcaggcacccctctgctccccttccccgctccctctttcttcctcctccctccccaaccccccccaccccgcgcctccctcctaccccctctcctgctccccccttCGTCACCCAGTCCTCCACCACACTTCCCCAGGGCAGTGTGGTCTACTGCATTAGCAGGCTGTGGGGCCCCGTCAAGCCCAAAAGTGGGGGTGACCTCGTGGCAGGGAGGGGCCTGGCTCCCTGGGAGAGGCGGGCAGGGCctcaggaggaggctggggagaggccAGCTGCGGCCCTGGTAGTCTGCTGCCTGAGGGAGTGGAATCCAGGCTCCATGGCTACTCCTGGGCTCCCACCCCCAGAAGCCTTTGTGGCCCCTGAAATGGACAAGCCGAGAATACAGACCACACCTCAGTGTGGGGAAGATGCTTTATTAAAACCCTCCTTGCCACAGGAAGAAATCATCCTGGGGCGATTTCTTCTCTGGATTTGGGGTGTCAGGCTCCTCACATGCACCATCCAGCTGGGACCACGAAGCACTTGGGGAAGATGCCGATGCGGCCGTCACAGTGGCCCTCCAGCCACGCCGGGTCCACTACATGCAAGGGAACATCAGGGCCCCTCAGAGCATAGCAACTGTCATACACTCATAGAAGCCCTGGGCCCAGCAGCCCACTGACCTGCACACAGGACGTCCACCATGTCCCCCTGCCGCAAGTCTAGGTCCTCAGGCCCCTGGGCACAGTAGTTGTGCTGGGCCACCGCCTGGTACAGGACTGGCCGGCTGCCTGCTGCCTGTGGCAGGAAGAGGGGGCAGGCTGCAGGGCCGGCAGGGCAGAGACaggcccaggcccccaccccacagATCCACACCCACAGCTCCAAGTCTCACCCGGCACTGCAGCTGCAGTCCCCTGGGGCTGGCCGCTGTGTCTCGCCAGGCCCCCTGCAGTGCTTCCTCCCCGGGGAGGGCGACCCAGCGTGCCTCATGGCTAGGATCCCGGTAACTGCAAAGAGACCCCCCCAGAGTGGGCGAGGGGGCAGGGCTGCTTCAGGCAGGTGCTGATCTCTGACCTCTGCGGTCCCCATGAACCTGTCATCTGCTCACCTGAGCTGCCCATGCTGGGCCTGCAGAGGGAGAGCCTGGCTCAGCAGGGTCCGCAGGTGGGGCAGGCCAGCTCCCCAGGGGACCTTCAGGGCCAGGGTGAAGGCACACTGCACGGTGACCGTCACCAAGGACTCAGGGCCGCCTGTAGCCACCACCTGGGATGAAGCAGAAAGGCAGCCGTCAGCCTGGCTCAGTCCAGCCTGGAGCTGCTCGCTGGGGGCCCAGCTGGGATGGCCTTggagcagaggggtgggggctgcaggccAGTGAGGCTCCACAACTTGGGTTCCCAGGGCCGTCTGAGGGACAGGGCAGCAACGTGAAGGCCAGTGCCTCTTACCCTGGTGCCGGAGGGGTCCTCAGAGGGGCTGGGCTCTGGCCTCCCTGCTGCCGGTGGGCCTGTGGGGTGACAGAGCAGGGACTCAGTTGCCCACTCCCCATGTGGAACATGCTGAAGCAGAGGAGCTCCTGCACCACAGACCCACAGCTTCCTCCCTCTGGGGCCTAAGCACCCCCGGAGGCCTGCCTGGGACCCGCTCCACCCAGCGCTCCTGCTGACCACCCGCGGCTCAGGACGTCCTCACCTGGAGGAATGTGTTTGCCAACTTGCTCCATGCAGGGCTTCTGTAGGAAGAGCCACAGGCTGGTGAGGgggtcagggagggaggaggagggccgggagagggggcctgggggggggcctgggggggcagtTTTCCCAGCAGACCCAGTGGTGAGGTTTACTGCCACTGACCCCGCTGACCAGCAGGAAGCCATAAATACAACCCACATGGAGGTGTATTCAGGGCATGAACCAGGTCCCCACAGGCTGGAGACCACACACATGTTCCTCACATCAGCAGGGTCGACCCCAtcacccaccccaaccccaccccaacccccaccctgaccccacccGACCCCTGACCCCACCACCAAGCACTATGAGATGGAGGCTCAAGCTGGGGGGCCCAGGCCAGGGGCCAACTGGACTGCACCTGTGTTGGACGTGCTGGGGAGACACCCCAGAGGGGCCTCGGGAGTCAGGCCATCCTGACTCAGACTCTGACCTCAGGTGGGGTAATGAAGTGTTTGTACCAGCTGCTTATAGCACCTCAGAAGTCATCAGGAAGGCCGAAGCCTAAGACCCCATCCATGAACCCCATAAACATAGCCTTCATGCCTTGCAGGGATTCAGCGAAGCCCAGGGAACAGGGCCTTTGAGGGCAGGTGTGTTCACCCGCAGTTAACAGAGCATCAACAACAGTGAAGAGACTGTTTTCTTACTGAGTCGTTGGGTAAACCATGTGTTAAGTCCAACCACTTTCTCCGTGCAGGGGAGACCCCCCTCTCCTGGCGCAGGCCATGGGCAGTGGCCACACACACCTCTCGGTCCAGGAGGGAAGGCTGGGTGACAAGGCCATGGCTGAATGGCCTGAGACCAAAGGCACAGATGCCCAGGCTGCAGGCCAGCCACtccccaggcctggggtggggtgaggtacCCCAGACTCCTGTCTGTGCCACAGGGACATCAGCATGCTCCcagctcagccacctgggctggcccCAGCTGTATCTCTGGCTGGACAGGGGAGGCCAAAGGTCTGTCCCCAGCAGGCAGTGAGGCCACCTGCCCTGTCCTGAGACCCAGGCTGTGGCTGCTGGTCCCCATGCTCAGTCTGGGGGGTGTCCCCCAGCACTAGGGCCCCTGTCCCCCTGACCCAGGCGCACTCACCTGCTCATCGTAGATGACTGGCGCACAGTGGTCAGCCTGCGCCACCCGTCCAGAGCCAGCCTCTGTCCCTACACCAGGGAGCACACCGGGACTGCCAGAGACGGCAGTTCCACAGAGGCCTGTGTCTCCAGCCCTGCGGGATGGGGGGAGCCCTGTTCCTCCCCAACACCACCGGCTCAGGCCACTTCCCTGCCTGAGAGGAGCCCCGAGTGTGGACATGAGGGGCAGCACAGGGTGCAGCACAGAGTGGGCCCCTGCTCTATGTCCCCCCACCCTCTGCAGACTTGAGCCCCACCCCCTCTCCGGGTTGGACGGCCCCTGCTGTGAGGAGGCCGGAGGGGTGAGCATGTCAGCCCACAACCCAGTCAGCGCCCTCCCTGGGTAGGGCCCTGAGCTTCGGGGCAACCAGCAGTGTCAGCTCCCCGCCGGTGCCCCCTGCAGCTCCTCATGGACTGGGCCTCTGGATAACAGGGACATGGGGAGGGTGGACAGAGGCTGGACAGCTGTCCCCGGCCTCAAGGGCTCTGGCCACATCTAGTCTGCAGGGGCTGTGACAgtcctggcctctggcctccgGGGCCACAGGGGAAGCAAGAGGCGGAGGTGAGACGCTCCTAACTACCGTGGGGCAGGTCCAGGTCTGGCTGCATCCTTTGTGTCCCAAACCTGTAGGCCCAGAATGCTGTCCTGTCCCAGAATGCAGGTCCCCGGGGAAGGCCCAGCACCCCCAGGTAAGGCTGCATGATGTTCAGGCTCTCACACACAAGAGGCCTGCCACTCCCATCCTCACATCAGTGACCATCGGGAACCCCCAAAGAGAAAGGCCTCAAGCGCTCAGGTCTGTACAGTGACAGGGGCACTTGGGGGCTGGCTGGAGGGTGCCCCACTCACCTGGCGCTGCTGAGGCCGGGAGCCCTGGAGATGGTCATCAGGGATGGCAGAGGATACCACCTGGGGAGGGACAGCACGGGCATAGCTGTGCCGGGggccccagccccaaccccccAGGGGGAGTCTCCCACAGCCAACCCAAGGCTGCCAGACCACCACGGTGGGGGCCAGGACGGTGGGAAGAACACGTCTGACGAAGGACAACATGTGCAGATGGTTTCAGCCTCCTTTTTATACAAgttttgaaatatctttatttctcagATGCCTGGTActgtgagaagcagactctgaatTGATTCATTAATGCAGCTCGGAGTCACCTGGCCCCAGCCAGCAGAGGTCATGAAGACGAGGTGTGTGGGGCATGTAGCCTCACCAGCCATGTACATGGTGGCACACAGCACACTGGCCCGCGGTGACCTCGGGGGGCTGGGGCTAATCCAGGGCCACCAGCTTGAAACCCAGGCGAACTTCCCTTTGTGTACACAGGTCCCTGtatcccacccctgcccccagggctgtGATTCTGGTGACGCTGCCTGGCCAGCTGACCTCAGCCCTACCTGCGATCCCACTCTCTGGGGCAGAGATGCagggagacacagaaacacagagactCAGGGAGGTGCTGAGGCCAGAAGGGTGTGGCTGGGGGGGCAGCACCACTTAGGTGCCCCTCTGCAGCCAGCTTCTGCTGGGTTCTGCCTGCTGCTTCTAAGAACCCAGGATCTGAAGCCCACATGGAGACCCTGCCCCCGACTCAGAAGTTCAGGCATGTCTGCGGCCTAGGGATGGCCCTGTGCCCACTGTCCACCCACCCACCGAAGGCTCCCTAACAACAAGGACCCTTTGAGCTCACCCCCCTGGCTGCTGCTGACCCCTGAGCACCCGGGGTTACCTTGGCCTTGCCCAGGAAATCCACGGGTTCCAGGTGCTCCACATGCCGCCTGTGAGGCCGAAAGACCTCACCCCTGGGGACCTGCCGCAGCTGCAGGGTAGCCTGTTTCTGGAGGGGGTCCGGCCAATGCAGACCTGAGTATTTGACAGGGCTGTGGCCTCAGGgaccccccacccacttctcaCACCCTGAGAGACTTCCCCAGCCCCCACAGCTGGGCACAGGAGCACCTCCCTCTAGAGACTTCTTCAGCTCATACAGTTGGTCTGGGGGCGCTGGGACAGATAGGAGCCCTGGACGTGCCCTAAGGGGGCCTGGCCTGCTCTCCTCACCTGCACTTGGGCCAGGGCAGCATGCAGGTCTTCCCCGGCCCCCTCTGGCCCCTTGCAGAGGGCTTCCTCTAGGCTGCCAGCGGCCTCAGCCCACAGTCCCAGCGCGCACTGTGCCGCCCCCACGTTGAAGAGCACCTGGGAGGGGACGAGAGGTCACAGCCCTCTCCCTCGCTCGctcttctgctcctgcccccctgGTCTCACCCGGATCGGCttcaggccccccgcccccgcccctgatTCCACCCCAGACCCCCCAGCCCCCAAGCCCCGCCCCAGACCCACCCCTGGCCCCACTCCCGCGCCCACCGCCTCCAACCGCCTCTCCTGGCCCCGCCTCCAGCCCCGCCCTCCCCCGGCAAAGACCCCGCGGCCTCCCTGGGGGCCCGCCTTGCCGCGGAGCCGCGGACCCGGGGACTGGCATCCGGCCTGTCAGCAGGTGCGGGGCTCTGCCGGGCCGACCTCGGTCTCCAGACCCGCAGCCGGAGAGGTAGGTTCTCTGCTCCGAGCATCAGGGGTAGGTTGGGAGCTCCGGGAGCGTCCTGTCCGCCTCCGCCCCCTTCTGCGCCACCGACCGCGCGGTCCTGCCCGGTGCAGGAGTCCGCGCTGCTGTCGCAGGAGCCCCGCTCGGGCCTGTCCCCTTCCtcacccgcccccgcccccgcccccgcgtgAGAAGACGTTCTGACAGACAGGTAGGGTCGGGTTCCGGCTGTGGCCGGAAGGACACCAGGACACGCTGAGTTGCCTGGTGCTCCAGGAGGCCCCGCAGACACCCGCACCCCCCCACAGCCGCTGTGAGGGTAGCAGGTGCTTGCCCAGCTCGACTTTGTCAACAGAACCAACCGGTTCTTCCGCGCGCTGCGGTCTCTGTGGCCTGCCTAGCAACGCACACTCCCAGGGCCAGCTGGCCACCCTGGAGATTCTGCGGGGCGTGGTCACTGCCAGGCCAACTGCCCACGCCCAGCCCTCTGGCGGTGGGTGCCGTGGGCTAGGGAACCCAGGTGCCTGCAGAACCCCCTGATAGGACTTTCTGCCATCTGTTTATTGAAGCACAGGTCCTCTGGAGAAGGCTCCTAGGCAGCACTGCTGGGAGTGCTGGGGGTGTCCTCTCCATTCCCCTCCTTTGGCGTCAGCCGCCTGGACAGCCCAAGGTGGAGGcgctccctccctgtcccctgccaggGGCCCATGGTCAAGCCATGCTTCTTCCTGACCCCATCTGCCActccctgctgcctctctgaccctccctggCCCTCCTTCTGGCAGTCTCCCAACTCTCCGTCCCTAAGCTTCCTCGGGGTGGGACCGTGGCCCGTAGGGGCAGTGGGGCACCACCTTTGGAGGCCAGCTTCCTGTGCAAGTCTGTGCAAGCTCACCTCCCAGGTCTTCAGCTTGAAGCGCAGGCCCAGCTGCGTGTAGTCGATGGCCGCATTACCCCTCAGCTGCGCCAGGGCCAGCCGGAAGTCAGACAGGGCCTCCTGGAACCTGTGGGCAGTGGGGGAACAGGGGGCGGGGCTCTGAGGCCATTGGGGAAGGGCCCAAGCCCTGTCCCAGCCTCCCTCACCCAGCTCCAGGACACCTGCTAGGGGCCGTGGTGGCCACCCAGGTCCTAGCACATGGTGGGCATTCAAGTCTCTACCATTGGATCAAGGGATCAATATGCAGATATGGCTGTGGGGTTACAGAGGGCACCGGGCGGCCTGGGGTGTGAGGTGAAGCTAGCTCTGATCCAGCTCTGCCTTCTGGAAGGCTCGCTGCCCTTCCTGGGGCCCCTGTCTGCCCAACCGTGGCTGCATAGAGTGCCCTGAGCATTTCCCTCCTGCTTCTCGGGACCCATGTCCCCTGGGGGCCTCCCTCTGCACAGACCTGCTGGAAGGAAGCTCCTCAGCCTCCCCTAGGCAGGCCCCTGGCTCCATGAGAGGAGGAGGCTGCCCCCAGAGTCGGCCTGCCTGGCATGGGGCCATCTGTGGGGCTCATCCAGGGGCTAGGTGAGGGAGTGGGAAGATGAGCCTATCCTGCAGAATGGTTCCTTCTCTGGGAAGGACCACGGGAGAAAGAACCCTGGTGAGCATTGAGGACCCCAACCAGCTCCATGTCCTGGGACACACCATTCCTGCAGCCCTGTTTCGGGGTCCACATCTGCAGAATGAGTATGATCACACCATCCCTGCTACAGTAACAAtgtggtgaggagcagaggaggggatgTCCGTGAAAGCGCTCCATGAACCTCGGCAGAGATGAGGCTCACCATGCGGCTCTGCCCTGCATCTTCTGCAGCAGGAGCACTGTACCCTGCCCATACTTCCCGGGGCTATACAGGAGAGGGTTGGCAAGGGGGGGTGACCCACAGGGAGAGCACGGGGGGAGTACAAGAATGGACTgtgcagagagaaaggggcaTCAGAGAAGAAACAAGGCATCCCTGTGCTCACCTCTCCAGCTGGAAGTTGGCCACACCTCGCTGGAAGAAGCCAACAGCCATGCATGTGTCCTTGGTCACTGCTTGGTCAAATGCCTGAGGACAAAATGCCCAAGGATCACCCTTGTGTCACAGACAGTCCAGGCAGATGGCCAGCAACAGGGGGCCGAGGCATTCCACCGGCCCTCGAGCCGGCCACACATCCAGGGGTCTCCAGAGCTGGTATCTGGGTGCATGCGTCCCTAGTCAGGTGCCCTGAGCTCCTGAGGTCGAAGAGCCCAGTGAGGTGTCATCATAAACCACTCTGTTTACC
This window contains:
- the NOXA1 gene encoding NADPH oxidase activator 1 isoform X2, which gives rise to MPSLGDLVHDWHRGVQAVARGDWGCALRLFSGDPDPPAKMCFNLGCVHLLAGDPEAALRAFDQAVTKDTCMAVGFFQRGVANFQLERFQEALSDFRLALAQLRGNAAIDYTQLGLRFKLKTWEDRAVGGAEGGGGGQDAPGAPNLPLMLGAENLPLRLRVWRPRSARQSPAPADRPDASPRVLFNVGAAQCALGLWAEAAGSLEEALCKGPEGAGEDLHAALAQVQVCIGRTPSRNRLPCSCGRSPGVRSFGLTGGMWSTWNPWISWARPRWYPLPSLMTISRAPGLSSARAGDTGLCGTAVSGSPGVLPGVGTEAGSGRVAQADHCAPVIYDEQKPCMEQVGKHIPPGPPAAGRPEPSPSEDPSGTRVVATGGPESLVTVTVQCAFTLALKVPWGAGLPHLRTLLSQALPLQAQHGQLSYRDPSHEARWVALPGEEALQGAWRDTAASPRGLQLQCRAAGSRPVLYQAVAQHNYCAQGPEDLDLRQGDMVDVLCAVDPAWLEGHCDGRIGIFPKCFVVPAGWCM
- the NOXA1 gene encoding NADPH oxidase activator 1 isoform X5 — its product is MPSLGDLVHDWHRGVQAVARGDWGCALRLFSGDPDPPAKMCFNLGCVHLLAGDPEAALRAFDQAVTKDTCMAVGFFQRGVANFQLERFQEALSDFRLALAQLRGNAAIDYTQLGLRFKLKTWEDRAVGGAEGGGGGQDAPGAPNLPLMLGAENLPLRLRVWRPRSARQSPAPADRPDASPRVLFNVGAAQCALGLWAEAAGSLEEALCKGPEGAGEDLHAALAQVQVVSSAIPDDHLQGSRPQQRQVWDTKDAARPGPAPRAGDTGLCGTAVSGSPGVLPGVGTEAGSGRVAQADHCAPVIYDEQKPCMEQVGKHIPPGPPAAGRPEPSPSEDPSGTRVVATGGPESLVTVTVQCAFTLALKVPWGAGLPHLRTLLSQALPLQAQHGQLSYRDPSHEARWVALPGEEALQGAWRDTAASPRGLQLQCRAAGSRPVLYQAVAQHNYCAQGPEDLDLRQGDMVDVLCAVDPAWLEGHCDGRIGIFPKCFVVPAGWCM
- the NOXA1 gene encoding NADPH oxidase activator 1 isoform X1, coding for MPSLGDLVHDWHRGVQAVARGDWGCALRLFSGDPDPPAKMCFNLGCVHLLAGDPEAALRAFDQAVTKDTCMAVGFFQRGVANFQLERFQEALSDFRLALAQLRGNAAIDYTQLGLRFKLKTWEDRAVGGAEGGGGGQDAPGAPNLPLMLGAENLPLRLRVWRPRSARQSPAPADRPDASPRVLFNVGAAQCALGLWAEAAGSLEEALCKGPEGAGEDLHAALAQVQKQATLQLRQVPRGEVFRPHRRHVEHLEPVDFLGKAKVVSSAIPDDHLQGSRPQQRQVWDTKDAARPGPAPRAGDTGLCGTAVSGSPGVLPGVGTEAGSGRVAQADHCAPVIYDEQKPCMEQVGKHIPPGPPAAGRPEPSPSEDPSGTRVVATGGPESLVTVTVQCAFTLALKVPWGAGLPHLRTLLSQALPLQAQHGQLSYRDPSHEARWVALPGEEALQGAWRDTAASPRGLQLQCRAAGSRPVLYQAVAQHNYCAQGPEDLDLRQGDMVDVLCAVDPAWLEGHCDGRIGIFPKCFVVPAGWCM
- the NOXA1 gene encoding NADPH oxidase activator 1 isoform X7, with translation MPSLGDLVHDWHRGVQAVARGDWGCALRLFSGDPDPPAKMCFNLGCVHLLAGDPEAALRAFDQAVTKDTCMAVGFFQRGVANFQLERFQEALSDFRLALAQLRGNAAIDYTQLGLRFKLKTWEVLFNVGAAQCALGLWAEAAGSLEEALCKGPEGAGEDLHAALAQVQKQATLQLRQVPRGEVFRPHRRHVEHLEPVDFLGKAKVVSSAIPDDHLQGSRPQQRQVWDTKDAARPGPAPRAGDTGLCGTAVSGSPGVLPGVGTEAGSGRVAQADHCAPVIYDEQKPCMEQVGKHIPPGPPAAGRPEPSPSEDPSGTRVVATGGPESLVTVTVQCAFTLALKVPWGAGLPHLRTLLSQALPLQAQHGQLSYRDPSHEARWVALPGEEALQGAWRDTAASPRGLQLQCRAAGSRPVLYQAVAQHNYCAQGPEDLDLRQGDMVDVLCAVDPAWLEGHCDGRIGIFPKCFVVPAGWCM
- the NOXA1 gene encoding NADPH oxidase activator 1 isoform X4, giving the protein MPSLGDLVHDWHRGVQAVARGDWGCALRLFSGDPDPPAKMCFNLGCVHLLAGDPEAALRAFDQAVTKDTCMAVGFFQRGVANFQLERFQEALSDFRLALAQLRGNAAIDYTQLGLRFKLKTWEDRAVGGAEGGGGGQDAPGAPNLPLMLGAENLPLRLRVWRPRSARQSPAPADRPDASPRVLFNVGAAQCALGLWAEAAGSLEEALCKGPEGAGEDLHAALAQVQVCIGRTPSRNRLPCSCGRSPGVRSFGLTGGMWSTWNPWISWARPRWYPLPSLMTISRAPGLSSASPGVLPGVGTEAGSGRVAQADHCAPVIYDEQKPCMEQVGKHIPPGPPAAGRPEPSPSEDPSGTRVVATGGPESLVTVTVQCAFTLALKVPWGAGLPHLRTLLSQALPLQAQHGQLSYRDPSHEARWVALPGEEALQGAWRDTAASPRGLQLQCRAAGSRPVLYQAVAQHNYCAQGPEDLDLRQGDMVDVLCAVDPAWLEGHCDGRIGIFPKCFVVPAGWCM
- the NOXA1 gene encoding NADPH oxidase activator 1 isoform X3 — translated: MPSLGDLVHDWHRGVQAVARGDWGCALRLFSGDPDPPAKMCFNLGCVHLLAGDPEAALRAFDQAVTKDTCMAVGFFQRGVANFQLERFQEALSDFRLALAQLRGNAAIDYTQLGLRFKLKTWEDRAVGGAEGGGGGQDAPGAPNLPLMLGAENLPLRLRVWRPRSARQSPAPADRPDASPRVLFNVGAAQCALGLWAEAAGSLEEALCKGPEGAGEDLHAALAQVQKQATLQLRQVPRGEVFRPHRRHVEHLEPVDFLGKAKVVSSAIPDDHLQGSRPQQRQVWDTKDAARPGPAPRPGVLPGVGTEAGSGRVAQADHCAPVIYDEQKPCMEQVGKHIPPGPPAAGRPEPSPSEDPSGTRVVATGGPESLVTVTVQCAFTLALKVPWGAGLPHLRTLLSQALPLQAQHGQLSYRDPSHEARWVALPGEEALQGAWRDTAASPRGLQLQCRAAGSRPVLYQAVAQHNYCAQGPEDLDLRQGDMVDVLCAVDPAWLEGHCDGRIGIFPKCFVVPAGWCM
- the NOXA1 gene encoding NADPH oxidase activator 1 isoform X10, encoding MPSLGDLVHDWHRGVQAVARGDWGCALRLFSGDPDPPAKMCFNLGCVHLLAGDPEAALRAFDQAVTKDTCMAVGFFQRGVANFQLERFQEALSDFRLALAQLRGNAAIDYTQLGLRFKLKTWEVLFNVGAAQCALGLWAEAAGSLEEALCKGPEGAGEDLHAALAQVQKQATLQLRQVPRGEVFRPHRRHVEHLEPVDFLGKAKVVSSAIPDDHLQGSRPQQRQKPCMEQVGKHIPPGPPAAGRPEPSPSEDPSGTRVVATGGPESLVTVTVQCAFTLALKVPWGAGLPHLRTLLSQALPLQAQHGQLSYRDPSHEARWVALPGEEALQGAWRDTAASPRGLQLQCRAAGSRPVLYQAVAQHNYCAQGPEDLDLRQGDMVDVLCAVDPAWLEGHCDGRIGIFPKCFVVPAGWCM
- the NOXA1 gene encoding NADPH oxidase activator 1 isoform X6, with translation MPSLGDLVHDWHRGVQAVARGDWGCALRLFSGDPDPPAKMCFNLGCVHLLAGDPEAALRAFDQAVTKDTCMAVGFFQRGVANFQLERFQEALSDFRLALAQLRGNAAIDYTQLGLRFKLKTWEDRAVGGAEGGGGGQDAPGAPNLPLMLGAENLPLRLRVWRPRSARQSPAPADRPDASPRVLFNVGAAQCALGLWAEAAGSLEEALCKGPEGAGEDLHAALAQVQVVSSAIPDDHLQGSRPQQRQVWDTKDAARPGPAPRPGVLPGVGTEAGSGRVAQADHCAPVIYDEQKPCMEQVGKHIPPGPPAAGRPEPSPSEDPSGTRVVATGGPESLVTVTVQCAFTLALKVPWGAGLPHLRTLLSQALPLQAQHGQLSYRDPSHEARWVALPGEEALQGAWRDTAASPRGLQLQCRAAGSRPVLYQAVAQHNYCAQGPEDLDLRQGDMVDVLCAVDPAWLEGHCDGRIGIFPKCFVVPAGWCM